A segment of the Bradyrhizobium sp. CCBAU 53340 genome:
ACGACGCCGTCGCCATGACCGGCGGCCAGCGTCATGACGGCGATCTCTCGCCGCAGAAGATCATGGCCCAGCTCCATGCCGAGGGCATCAGCGAGATCTACCTTGTCTCGGAAAACCCCGACGCCTATCCGGCCGACACCATCCCGCCCGGTGTGAAGAAATATCACCGCGACGACTTGCAGAACGTCATGAAGATGTGTCGCGAGTATAAGGGCACGTCGGCCATCGTCTTCGTGCAGACCTGCGCCGCCGAGAAGCGCCGCCGCCGCAAGCGCGGCCTGATGGAGGACCCGGCGCGCCGCGTCATGATCAATCCGGCCGTCTGCGAAGGCTGCGGCGACTGCTCGGTGCAGTCGAACTGCATCTCGGTCGAGCCGCTGGAGACCGAATTCGGCCGCAAGCGCGCCATCAACCAGTCCTCCTGTAACAAGGACTATTCCTGCCTCAAGGGTTTTTGCCCGTCCTTCGTCACCGTCGATGGCGGCGCGCCGCGCCACCGTGCGCCGGCCGAGCTCGCCGATATCGGTGAACTCCCCGAGCCGGCCTCGCGGCCGACGCTGGATAAGCCCTACAATATCGCGGTCGGCGGCGTCGGCGGCACCGGCGTGCTCACCATCGGCGCGCTGCTCGGCATGGCCGCGCATATCGAGGGCAAGGCCTCGATGATCCTCGACATGTCCGGCCTCGCGCAGAAGGGCGGCGCGGTGCTGAGCCATGTGCGCCTCTCGGATCATCCGGCCGAGGTGACCTGCTCGCGCATCGTGACCGGCACGGCCGATCTCGTGCTTGCGGCCGACGAGGTCGTCGCCGTTGCCAAGGACACGATCTCGCTCTGCGACTCTAGTCGCACCCGCGGCATCATCAACAGCCACGTCATTCCCACCGCCGACTTCATCCTCAATCGCGACTTCAACTTCCAGACCCGCAAGCTCAACGGGCTCCTGGAAACCGCGCTGCACAAGGACTCCGTCTTCTTCGACTTCACCAAGCCGGCCGAGCAGCTGCTCGGCGACAGCATCGCCACCAACATGATGATGATGGGCTATGCCTATCAGAAGGGACTTTTCCCGCTATCCGCTGAATCGATCGAGCAGGCGATCGAGGTCAACGGCGTCTCGATCAAGATGAACAAGGAAGCCTTCCGCCTCGGCCGCCTCGCGGTCGCCGATCCTGCGCGCCTTGCCGAGATGCTGAAGGGGACGGACGAGGTCGTTGCGCCCAAGACGCTGGATGCGATGACGCTCGATGAAGTCATCGAGCATCGTACCAAGCATCTCACCGCCTACCAGAACGGCCGCCTGGCAAAACGCTATCGCAAGCTGGTCGACCAGGTCCGCGATGCCGCGATGAAGGGCGGCTATGGTGATGCTCTGCCGCGCGCAGTGGCGATCAACTACGCCAAGCTACTCGCCTACAAGGACGAGTACGAGGTCGCGCGCCTGTTCTCTGACGGCGCTTTCGAGCAGCAGCTCCGCGACCAGTTCGAAGGCGACTACAAGTTCAGCTTCAACCTGGCTCCGCCGATCTTGGCGTCGGGCGTCGATGCGCTTGGCCGCCCGAAGAAGCGCGCCTTCGGCCCGTGGATGCTGAAAGCATTTCGTGTGCTGGCGAAGTTCAAATTCCTGCGCGGCACGCCCTTCGACATCTTCGGCCGCAGCGCCGACCGCAAGCTCGAGCGCGACCTGATCGTCGGCTACGAGAAGGACGTCGCCACCGTGCTCGGCCTGTTGTCACCGGTCACGCACGACACGTCGGTCGAATTGCTGTCGCTGCCCGACCGCATCCGCGGTTACGGCCCGGTCAAGGAGAAGGCCGTGGCGGATGCAAAAGCCCGCTACGCCCAGCTCGCCGCCGATCTGGCAAACCCGCCGCCGGCGCCAAGGCAGATCGCAGCGGAGTAGTGTGGTCTCCTAGGGTGGGCAAAGGCGCGACGCGCCGTGCCCACCACATTCGTCGGAGTCGTGCCAAAAGTACGTTGGCAAGCTGCGCTTTTGCCCACCCTACGACATCGACGATGTCTCGACTAACTGGCGCTCCGCCACATTCGAAAAAGTTAGGCCACGCCGAGCCGGGACCGGCTAACCCATCTGGACGTCGGACTCCTGCGGGTCAGGGCCATACCTGTTCGGTCCGACAGTGCCGGGCAGGACGCCGAGCTCGACGATCGCCCATGCAACCAGGGCGAATGATGCGACGTTCAGGATGAGGCCCGAAGCAGACATTTGTCCGGCGATTTGGCAAAGGGCTGGACCAAGGTAAAACAGCAGCAACCACCAGCCGCTCTTGTCGCGATCGTGCAAGCGTTTCCGTCCGACCGCGATGGCCGAGTTGAGAAGCAGCAGCGAGAAGATGAGCCAGAGGACGATGGCTAGGTAAGGCAACCAGCCTAGCAAGGCGGTCACCAAAAACATGGCCACCTCGGCAATGATCCACAAAGGCCACGCGATCCAATAATCCGACCGTCCGATGCGACCATCGAAACGAAACAGCAGATCGATCGCTTGCTCCCGGAACGCGTGAGTAAAGATAGTTTTGCCTAGAGGCATGTTCACCTTATTGGAGTGTTGCCGCTTCGATACACGTATTGGGGGAGGCTGACAAGCAAGGCCGGTTCGGCGGATCCCAGTCGGTACGACCGATCGCGACAGGCCATTTCGTTGGGCGGGTCGGGGCGGCTGGTGACCACCATCCCTTGCGTTGCCGTCGGGCAAAACACCCATGCTGTGGTCAATCCGCACGCACAAAAACATTCCGCTTTACCGAAATTCGGAATTGTCGTATCAATTCGCCACCTCATCCCTCCAAAAAGGGGCGTATCGCGATCGTCACGAAACGCGGGGTGAGCGGCGGTGGACGCGGGCTGCGTCGCGCGAGCGATTGTCTCGTGCACGACGGGCGCGGTCTCGCGTACGGCAAAATCGTGTGGTCCTGACGCCCGGGGTCTGTGCGTCAAGTCTTGCGATCGCTCGCAAGACGACGGGGGCAATAGTGCATCGCTCCCCGGGGAGAGCGCGACATAAGCCGTAAAGCCACTGCGCAGGGAAGGCCGGATGTTTGGCCGCACCTGTATGCCGCTGTGCATCTGTTCTTCGCGCACTTGCGCACAGCGGACCGTGGGTGCCCAGCCGGCACCCGGTCTTCCCTGCGCCCTCTGTTTTCGGAGGAGGGCAAGACGGACACAAAACTCGGGCGGAATGAGCCGCGAGGATGCGGCGGTGCGTCTGATCGTCATTGCGATATTGAGGCAGCGAGCCCTGCGTAACCGTCACCCTGAGGTGCTCGCCTCTTCGGCGAGCCTCGAAGGGCGACGCCCGGCTCTCGCGGCGAGAGTGTCGAGACAGCCGTGCATCCTTCCAGGCTCCCGGCGCGATGCCTTGCATTGCGCCACTCGCGCCTCAGGATGACGGATTGGGGAATTGCGCCAAGCCGCTGCTCTCTCGCACGACGGAATATTTCCGCGCTTGCCAACAGGGCACCAGCGGTTCAGAAAAAAGAGCCAAGAAGAAACGCGAGCGGAGACCTCTGTTTTGACCATCAAGGGCAAGGCCTACATTGCCGGGATCTACGAACACCCGACCCGGCATGCGCCGGACAAATCCACCGCCCAGCTCCATGCCGAGGTCGCCAAGGGCGCGATCGAGGATGCCGGGATCAGCAAGGACGATGTCGACGGCTATTTCTGCGCGGGCGATGCGCCCGGCGGGGCCTGGCCGATGGTCGATTATCTCGGGCTGAACACCAGGAAGCTTCGCCACGTCGATTCCACCGAGACCGGCGGCTGTTCCTACATCATCCATCTCGGCCATGCGGCCGAAGCGATCGCGGCGGGCAAATGCTCGATCGCGCTTGTTACGCTCGCCGGCAAGCCGCGCACCGGCGTGATGCCGCCGCGTGCAGCCGGCGCCGAGGTCGATTTCGAATCCGCTTACGGTGCGACCACGCACAATGCCTATGGCATGTGTGCCATGCGTCATATGCACGACTATGGCACCACCTCCGAGCAGCTCGCCTGGATCAAGGTCGCGGCCTCCCATCATGCGCAATACAATCCGCATGCGATGCTCAAGGACGTCGTCACCGTCGAGGACGTCTTGAACTCGCCAATGATCTCCGATCCCCTGCACCGCATGGATTGCTGCGTCGTCTCCGATGGCGGCGGCGCGCTGATCGTGACGACGCCGGAGATCGCCAAAAGCCTGAAGAAGCCGCTTGTGCGCTTGATCGGCCATGGCGAGGCGATGAAAGGTCCGCGCGGCGGCAAGGATCTCGATCTGACTTACTCGGCCGGTGTCTGGTCCGGACCGCGCGCGTTCGACGAAGCCGGCATCACCCCGAAGGACATCAAATACGCCTCGATCTATGACAGCTTCACCATCACCGTGCTGATGCAGCTCGAAGACCTCGGCTTCTGTAGGAAGGGCGAGGGCGGCAAGTTCGTCGCCGACGGCAATCTGATCTCGGGCGTCGGCAAGCTGCCGTTCAACACCGATGGCGGTGGCCTCTGCAGCAACCATCCCGTCAACCGCGGTGGCATGACCAAGATCATCGAGGCCGTCAGGCAGTTGCGCAGCGAGGCGCATCCGAAGGTGCAGGTCAAGAATTGCGATCTCGCCATCGCCCACGGCACCGGCGGTCTCCTGGGTGTTCGCCACGCTGCCTCGACCGCCATTCTGGAGCGCGTGTGATGAGTGAAGCAAGGAAATATCCGGCGCCGGTGACCAATCCGGAGACCGCCGCGTTCTGGGACGCGGCGAAAGAGGGCAAGTTCATGATCAAGCGCTGCACGGCGTGCGGCGAAGCACATTACTTCCCGCGCTCGATCTGCCCGTTCTGCTACTCCGACAAGACGGTGTGGGAGGAGGCCTCGGGCGAGGGCACGATCTACACCTACAGCCTGATGCGGAAGTCGCCGACCGGCCCCTACGCGATCGGCTACGTCACGCTGAAGGAGGGGCCGTCGGTGCAGACCAATTTCGTCGACTGCGATCTGGAGAAATTGAAGATCGGCCAGAAGGTGAAGGTGGTTTTCAAGCCGACCGACGGCGCCCCGCTGCCGTTTTTCACGCCGGTGTAGGACAGTCCTCATCCTGAGGAGCTTGCGAAGCAAGCGTCTCGAAGGATGGTCACGACAAAGAAAGCGTTTCGGGCATCCTCATGGTTCGAGACGGCGCAAGAGCGCTTCCTCACCATGAGGATGAGAACCAGAGGAAACAAACAAGATGTCCGCCAGATACGAAGAGCTCAAAGGCCTCAAAAACCTCGGCCAGAAATATGCCTACGGCGATCGCGAGGTCATGCTCTACGCCTACGGCATCGGTCTCGGCGCCGATCCCATGGACGAGAACGAGCTCGCCTTCGTCAACGAGGGCACGTTCACGCCGCGTCCGCTGAAGGTGGTGCCGACGTTCGCGTCCGTCGCAGCGTGGGGCTCGGGGCCGGGCGAGATGAATCTCAACCGAGTCATGGTGGTGGACGGCGAACGCGACATCACCTTCCACCAGCCGCTGCCGGTCGTGGCCAACATCACCGCCGACTCCTCCGTCGTCGAAGTCTACGACAAGGGTGAGGGCAAGGGCGTCGTCATCAGCCATCAGACCGTGCTGAAGAACGAGAAGGGTGAGAAGCTTGCCACACTCGTCGCTTCGCGCTTCGCCCGTGGCGATGGCGGCTTTGGCGGGCCGAGCCTGACCCAGCCTGATCCGCACAAGATCCCGTCGCGCACGCCCGACAAGACCATCGACATCGTCACGCGTCCCGACCAGGCGCTGGTCTATCGCCTCTGCGGCGACCGCAACCCGCTGCACTCGGATCCCGAGTTCGCCAGGAAGGCCGGCTTCCCGCGTCCGATCCTGCACGGCATGTGCACCTACGGCATCACCTGCCGCGGCGTGCTCCAGACCTATGCCGACTATGACGCGTCGGCCTTCCGCCAGCACGTCGCGCGGTTCTCTTCGCCGGTCTATCCCGGCGAGACCGTGACCATGGACCTCTGGAGGGACGGCAACACGATCTCGTTCGAAGCCAAGGTGAAGTCGCGCGGCGTCACCGTGATCAAGAACGGCAAGACGGTGCTGGGTTAGGGCAGTCTTGTGCCCCGGATGCAACGCAACGCGTAGCGGTGCGCTGCAGAGCCGGGGCCAAGGGGCCGCCTCCAAGAACTGGGTCCCGGCTCTGCGACGCAGCGTTTCACGCTGCATCGCGTCCGGGACACGGGAGAACAAGAACAAACAGGGAGAAGCCACCATGGGACTACTCGACGGCAAGGTTGCGCTGATCACCGGCGCGGGCGGGGGGCTCGGTGAGGCCTACGCAAAGCTGTTCGCGCGGGAAGGGGCGGCGGTCGTGGTCAACGATCTCGGCGGCCCCCGTGACGGCTCCGGCGCCGACACCTCGATGGCGCAAAAGGTGGTGGACGCGATCAAGGCCGAGGGTGGCAAGGCGATCGCCAACGGCGCCGACATTTCCACCATGGAGGGCGGCCAGTCGGTGTTCGACGATGCCATCAAGCATTTTGGGCGCGCCGACATCCTGGTCAACAATGCCGGCATCCTGCGCGACCAGACCTTTCACAAGGCCAGTGAGGCCGATTGGGACAAGGTGATCAAGGTGCATCTGAAGGGCACCTTTTGTTGCACCATGCCGGTGTTTCGCTGGATGCGCGAAAACGGCGGCGGCGTCATCGTCAACACCTCCTCGACCTCAGGGCTGATCGGCAATTTCGGCCAGACCAACTACGGCGCGGCCAAGGGCGGCATCTGGGGCCTGTCCAACGTGCTGGCGATCGAGGGCCGGAAATACAACATCCGGATCTGGACGCTGGCGCCGGGCGCCCTGACCCGCATGACCGCAGACCTGCCCCGCTATAAGGAGAACCCCGGCGCGGCGCTGGGACCGGACGGGATCGCGCCGGCCGTGCTATACATGGTCAGCGATTTGTCGGGCGACCAGACCGGCAAGGTGCTGGGCGTGTCCGGGCCCCGCGGCGTGCGCGAGATGCGGATGATGGAGATGGAAGGCTGGAAGCCGCCGCACACGGGCTGGAACGCCCGGGACATCGCCGATCATGCCAAGGAGATCTTCTTCTCCGAGGAGCAGATCAAGATGGGCGCGCGGAGGTTTTAGCCAAAACTGTCATTCCGGGGCGCGACGCAGTCGCGAGCCCGGAATCCATAACCACCAGCCGGGGTTATGGATTCCGGGCCTGTCCCTTCGGGCCATCCCGGAATGACGAACAGAGAGAGAGAGACAAGGACTGATGAAGCTCACCGCCGACGCCAAAGGCACCTTCGCAATCGCGCCGACGCCATTCCACGACGACGGCCGGATCGACGAGCGCTCGATCGACCGCCTGACCGATTTCTACGAGGAGGTTGGCTGCGACGGCGTCACCGTGCTGGGTATCCTCGGCGAGGCGCCGAAGCTCGATGCCACTGAGGCCGAGCAGGTGGCGGTGCGTTACGTCAAGCGCGCCAAGAAGATGCAGGTGATCGTCGGCGTCTCGGCGCCGGGCTTTGCCACGATGCGGTCGCTGGCAAGGGCCTCGATGGACGCAGGCGCGGCCGGCGTCATGATCGCGCCGCCGCCGAGCTTGCGTACCGACGATCAGATCGTTGGCTATTTCAAGCAGGCGGCCGAGGCGATCGGCCCCGATGTGCCCTGGGTGCTCCAGGACTATCCGCTGACGCTCACGGTGGTGTTCACCCCGGCTGTGATCCGCAAGATCGTCATGGACAACCCAAATTGCGTGATGCTCAAGCATGAGGATTGGCCGGGCCTCGAGAAGATCACGACGCTGCGCGGCTTCCAGAAGGACGGCTCGCTGCGTCCGCTCTCGATCCTCTGCGGCAATGGCGGCACGTTCCTGGACTTCGAGATGGAGCGCGGCGCCGACGGCGCCATGACCGGCTATGCCTTCCCGGAGCTTCTGATCGACGTCGTCAACCTCTCCAAGGCCGGCAAACGCGATGCCGCGCACGACATCTTCGATGCGCATCTGCCGCTGATCCGCTATGAGCAGCAGCCCGGTGTCGGTCTGACCGTGCGCAAATACGTGCTCCAGAAGCGCGGCATCATTGCCTCCAGCGCCCAGCGCAAGCCGGGCGCGACGATGACGGCGACCGCGAAGGCCGAGGTCGATTATTTGCTGTCGCGCGTCGCCCGTTTCGACAAGCGCGCCAATCTCGGCCCGCAATCCAGCGCCGCAGGCTAGTGGAATGGCCGAGACATCAGCATCACGCCCGGCCTCGACCATCCTCCTGCTGCGCGATGGCGCCAAGGAGATGGAGATCTTCATGATGGTCCGCCATCATCAGATCGAGTTCAACTCGGGCGCGCTGGTGTTTCCCGGCGGCAGCGTCGATGCCGGCGATCAGGAAATCGTCGCTCGCGCCGACCTTTATTCGGGCGGCGAGGCCTTGAGCGAAGCGGAGCGCGGTTTTCGCATCGCCGCGATCCGCGAGACGTTTGAGGAAAGCGGCATCCTGCTGGCGCGCGCGAAGGGCTCGAACGCACCTGTCGATGCCAAGCGCGCCGGCGAGATCGCCGACGCGCATCGCGTCGCGCTCAACGAGCACAAGATCAGCTTCCTCAGCATTCTCGCCGACAACGGTCTCCAGCTCGCGCTCGACACGCTCGTGCCTTACGCGCACTGGATCACGCCGGAGGGCATGCCGAAGCGCTTCGACACCTGGTTCTTCCTTGCGGCCGCACCGCCCGACCAGCTCGGCGCGCATGACGGGCGGGAGTCGACCGACTCGATCTGGGTTTCCGCGCGCGAGGCGGTGGAGGGCGGCGAGAGCGGCCGCTTCAAGCTGCCGTTCCCGACCACGCGCAACCTGATCCGGCTGGCCAAGCAGCCGCGCGTGAGCGCTGCACTCGACCATGCCAGGGGCCTGTCGATCGTCACGGTGATGCCTGTCATGACCAAGACCGAGAGCGGCCGCCAGCTCCGCATTCCTCGCGAAGCCGGCTATGACGGCGAGGTGTTCGAGGTCGGCGCGGTCGGCTAATACACTTCGACGCGCAACGAAGTATTGGCGAACGCGAACGAGCTAGGTTCCGTCCATCGTGGAATGGACGGAGCGCGTCATGGATACCAGGCAGCAGACCAACGTCGCCGTCGAGCTGGCGCTGCTGGTCGGGCTCGCAACGCTGTGGGGCGGCTCCTACACTTTCATCAAGCTTGGTGTCGCCACCATTCCGCCGGTGACCCTGATCGCGGCGCGCACGTCGATCGCAGGCCTGCTGCTGCTCATTGTCATGCGGGCGAGGGGCATCAGCATGCCCACGGACGCCGCGACCTGGCAGCGCTTCGCGTTCCAGGCCGTCCTCAACAGCGTCATCCCCTGGACCCTGATCGCCTGGGGCGAGCGCCATGTCGATGCGGCGCTTGCCACCATCCTCAATTCGGCCGGGCCGATCTTCACCTTCCTGCTCACCGCGATCGTCACCCGTCATGAGGCCACGACGCCGCGAAAGCTGTTCGGCGTGGTCGCCGGCATGGCCGGCATCCTGCTGATCGTCGGCGTCGATGCGTTCCGCGACATCGGTAGCGGCCTCCTCGCGGAAGCGGCGATCGTCGCCGCCACCGTCTGCTACGCCTGCGCCGCGATCTTCGGCCGTAGCTTCAAAGGCCTCGATCCCATGGCGCCGGCCGCCGGCTCGTTGCTGGCGGGTGCGGCCGTGCTGATCCCGGCCTCGCTCGTGCTCGAGCAGCCTTGGGCGCTGTCGCCCTCGCTCGCTTCCGTCCTGGCGCTGCTCGCGCTCGCGGTATTCTCGACCGCGGCGGCGTTCGCGATCTATTTCCGCTTGATCCAGACCCTCGGCTCGGTCGGCACCACGGCCCAGGCGTACCTGCGCGTCCCGATCGGGGTTGCGATCAGCGTCGCTTTCCTGGGCGAAACGCTGAGCCGGACCGCATGGATTGGTCTCGCCTGCGTCGTCCTCGGCGTCGCCGCCATGACGATCCCGGCCCGGCGGGCTGCCGTCGCTAAACCATCATGAAAAACAGCCCCTTCCGGCCTCCGGAGGCATGTTCCCCCGGAGGGGCGATACAGCGTATATTGGGCGGGTATGGAGTCCGGTTCCGCCCCAATGCCCGTCGAAACGCCACCGAATTCGCCGCCGAAGCGATCGTTTTCGCTGTCGATCGGCCAGATGACGTTCGGCAGCTTCATCCTGGTGCTGGCGGTGATCATCGTCACCTCGACCGCCAGCGTGATCGCGATCCGGCATATCGACGCCACCTTCGCCGAACTCCAGCGGCTGCAAAGCGTCGGCGATCTCGCCGAAGACATCGACCGCCGCATGAACGATTTGCGGCTCGCCGCGCGTGACTTCGTCACCGATCCTGGCGCCGGCATCCAGTTCAAGCAGGTCGGCGAGGCCGCCTCGACCCTGAGCGACATTCTCAAGAAGACCCGCATTGAGCTTGCCCCTGAACAGCAGGACATGATCGACGGCGTCTCCGAGCGGCTTGCGACCTATCGCAGCGGGCTGGAGCGGATCTCGACCCTGATCGATCGCCGTGCCCAGTTGCTCGCCGGGCTGCCGCCATTGCGCGACCAATTCGACGCAGCGGTCTCCGCAAGCGGCGACCGTGATCTTGCCGCCCGCCTGTCGGAGGCGCAGAGCCGGATTGCGCTCGGGCTGCTCGCGCGCAATCCATCCGCTGCCGAGCAAGCCGCGCAGAGCATGCGGACCATGGAGATCGCCGACAGCGGATTGAAGGCGGCCGTGAACAATTACGCCGATGCCATCATCGCGGTCGCCGTCCGCGAACGGCAGATCGCCGATATCGACCGCGAGGTGCTGGGGACCGAGGGGCGGCTGATCGGCCGCGTCACCGAATTGCTCCGCGACGTCAGCGACCGCCGCGGTCACGTGCTGTCGCGCGACTTTGCCCGGACGCTCGCGGAAGCGCGCTGGCAGAGCATCGTGCTCGGCAGCATGGGCGTGCTGATCGGCATCCTCGCCGCTGTCTTCGTGGTGGGACGAACTGTGCGCCCGCTGGCCCAGATCGCGCGCTCCATCCGTGCCCTTGCGGCGGGCGTGAAGGATACGTCGATCCCGTCGGCCGATCTCAACAACGAGATCGGCGACATCGCCCGCGCCGCCGAGGTGTTCCGCCGTGCGCTGGAGGAGGCCGACACCGCCCGCGAAGCGGCGGTGCGCGCGCTCACCGAGCAGCGGCTGGCGGAAGAAAGCTATCGCAAGCTGTTCGAGGGCTCGATCGACGGCATCTACGTGACGACGCCGGCAGGCGATCTCCTCAACGCCAATCCGGCGCTGGCGCGGATGATGGGCTATGACAGCCCGCAGCACCTGATCGACAGCATCAGCGACATCGCCCATACCATCTATGTCCATCCCGAGGCGCGCGCGGAATACCAGCGGTTAATGCATCGCGACGGCATGGTACGCGAGTTCGAGTACCAGGTGCGCCAGCGCAGCGGCGACATCCTCTGGCTTTCCGACAGCGCGACCGGCGTGCGGGACGAGGATGGCAAAATTGTCCGCTACGAAGGCACGCTGCGCGACATCACCGACCAGAAACGGGCGGAAGATGCCATTGCCGAAGGCCGGCGCCTGCTCCAGCAGGTCATCGACACCGTGCCCGCCGTCATCAACGTCAAGGACCGCGACCTCCGTTACGTGCTGATGAATCGCTATATGGCCGGCATCTTCGGCATCGAGCCGGGCGATGCGCTCGGCCGCACCACGGCCGATCTGATGTCGCGCTATGGCGCGGCCAAGACCGACGAGAACGACAAGCGCGTTCTCCGCCAGCGGAAGGGGCTCGGCTTCTACGAGGAGGAGTACAAGGACGCCTCCGGCAACATGCGGCAATGGCTGGTCAACAAGCTGCCGCTGCTCGATGCCGAGGGCGAGATCGAGCGGATCGTGACCGTGGCGCTCGACATCGGCGAGCGCAAGCGCGGCGAACAGGAGATGCGGAAGGCCAAGGACGCCGCCGAGACCGCGCTGCGCAATCTGCGCGAGACCCAGGCCTCGCTGATCGAGGCGGAAAAGCTCGCCGCCCTTGGGCGCCTGGTTGCCGGCGTCGCCCACGAGGTCAACAATCCCGTCGGCATCAGTCTGACCGTCGCCTCTGCGCTGGAGCGCAAGACGGCGATATTCAGCGCCGAGGTGGAGCGCGGCGAGCTTCGCCGCTCGACGCTCAACGACTATCTCAACACCAGTCGCGATGCGTCCTCGCAGCTCGTCTCAAATCTCAATCGCGCGGCCGAACTGATCC
Coding sequences within it:
- a CDS encoding PAS domain S-box protein; the encoded protein is MPVETPPNSPPKRSFSLSIGQMTFGSFILVLAVIIVTSTASVIAIRHIDATFAELQRLQSVGDLAEDIDRRMNDLRLAARDFVTDPGAGIQFKQVGEAASTLSDILKKTRIELAPEQQDMIDGVSERLATYRSGLERISTLIDRRAQLLAGLPPLRDQFDAAVSASGDRDLAARLSEAQSRIALGLLARNPSAAEQAAQSMRTMEIADSGLKAAVNNYADAIIAVAVRERQIADIDREVLGTEGRLIGRVTELLRDVSDRRGHVLSRDFARTLAEARWQSIVLGSMGVLIGILAAVFVVGRTVRPLAQIARSIRALAAGVKDTSIPSADLNNEIGDIARAAEVFRRALEEADTAREAAVRALTEQRLAEESYRKLFEGSIDGIYVTTPAGDLLNANPALARMMGYDSPQHLIDSISDIAHTIYVHPEARAEYQRLMHRDGMVREFEYQVRQRSGDILWLSDSATGVRDEDGKIVRYEGTLRDITDQKRAEDAIAEGRRLLQQVIDTVPAVINVKDRDLRYVLMNRYMAGIFGIEPGDALGRTTADLMSRYGAAKTDENDKRVLRQRKGLGFYEEEYKDASGNMRQWLVNKLPLLDAEGEIERIVTVALDIGERKRGEQEMRKAKDAAETALRNLRETQASLIEAEKLAALGRLVAGVAHEVNNPVGISLTVASALERKTAIFSAEVERGELRRSTLNDYLNTSRDASSQLVSNLNRAAELIQSFKQVAADRNYSDQRTFDLADLTEQVVMSLRPGLRKQNLTLNVECQPNLTMNSYPGPYGQVLTNLFLNSVAHAFPDGRAGVIDIQVRESGKDNVEIIVSDNGCGMSLDVRRRAFDPFFTTRRDQGGTGLGLHIVYSIVTNRLGGRLDLDSEPGGGTRIQMILPRTAPLEQAAE
- a CDS encoding DMT family transporter codes for the protein MDTRQQTNVAVELALLVGLATLWGGSYTFIKLGVATIPPVTLIAARTSIAGLLLLIVMRARGISMPTDAATWQRFAFQAVLNSVIPWTLIAWGERHVDAALATILNSAGPIFTFLLTAIVTRHEATTPRKLFGVVAGMAGILLIVGVDAFRDIGSGLLAEAAIVAATVCYACAAIFGRSFKGLDPMAPAAGSLLAGAAVLIPASLVLEQPWALSPSLASVLALLALAVFSTAAAFAIYFRLIQTLGSVGTTAQAYLRVPIGVAISVAFLGETLSRTAWIGLACVVLGVAAMTIPARRAAVAKPS